From a single Sphingobium lignivorans genomic region:
- a CDS encoding ABC transporter permease, whose product MSDSALPPPSGEPAPAPRGSASRRMRALVIKEYAQIRRDPSTFLIAFAMPLLLLFLFGYAISLDPRETKIALVVQDESAPAARLAQAYVHSPYFSVTLLRGVAPARALMERDAIRGFVVIPPDFGASMAKGAPHPIQIVTDGTQPNQATFIANYADGVRMNWMASEMDMAGMRGAGPPIDVSQRVWFNPGLHSRFFLVPGAIAVVMTMIGTLLTALVVAREWERGTMEALMATPMRMAEFVASKVLPYFLLGLGSMALCTLIAVAFFGLPFRGSIVALMAIAAAFLLPALGLGLFISATTKNQFVASQMALFSSFLPTFLLSGFIFEIASMPWPIQALTYAVPARYLIPSLQTVFMAGDVWSIILPNIAIMLGFGVLFFLLCFRATRRSLDA is encoded by the coding sequence ATGAGCGACAGCGCCCTCCCGCCCCCGTCCGGCGAGCCGGCGCCCGCGCCGCGCGGCAGCGCGAGCCGGCGCATGCGCGCGCTGGTCATCAAGGAATATGCGCAGATCCGGCGGGACCCTTCAACGTTCCTGATCGCCTTCGCCATGCCGCTGCTGCTGCTCTTCCTCTTCGGCTATGCCATCTCGCTCGACCCGCGCGAGACGAAAATCGCCCTGGTGGTGCAGGACGAGAGCGCCCCGGCCGCGCGGCTGGCGCAGGCCTATGTCCATTCGCCTTATTTCAGCGTCACGCTGCTGCGCGGCGTCGCGCCCGCGCGCGCGCTCATGGAGCGGGACGCGATCCGCGGCTTCGTCGTGATTCCTCCCGACTTCGGCGCAAGCATGGCGAAAGGGGCCCCGCATCCGATCCAGATCGTCACCGACGGCACCCAGCCCAACCAGGCGACCTTCATCGCCAATTATGCCGATGGCGTGCGGATGAACTGGATGGCGAGCGAAATGGACATGGCGGGCATGCGCGGCGCCGGACCGCCCATCGATGTCTCGCAGCGTGTGTGGTTCAATCCCGGCCTGCACAGCCGCTTCTTCCTGGTGCCCGGTGCCATCGCCGTGGTGATGACGATGATCGGCACGCTGCTCACCGCGCTCGTCGTCGCACGCGAGTGGGAGCGTGGCACGATGGAAGCGCTGATGGCGACGCCGATGCGGATGGCAGAATTCGTCGCGTCCAAGGTGCTGCCCTATTTCCTGCTCGGCCTTGGCTCCATGGCGCTGTGCACGCTGATCGCCGTCGCCTTCTTCGGCCTGCCGTTCCGGGGCTCGATTGTCGCGTTGATGGCCATTGCCGCGGCGTTCCTGCTGCCGGCGCTGGGCCTTGGTCTGTTCATCTCGGCCACGACGAAGAACCAGTTCGTAGCAAGCCAGATGGCGCTCTTCTCATCCTTCCTGCCGACCTTCCTGCTCTCCGGCTTCATCTTCGAGATCGCTTCCATGCCCTGGCCCATCCAGGCGCTCACTTATGCGGTGCCGGCGCGCTACCTGATCCCCTCGCTGCAGACGGTGTTCATGGCCGGCGACGTCTGGTCGATCATCCTGCCCAACATCGCCATCATGCTGGGCTTCGGCGTCCTCTTCTTCCTGCTCTGCTTCCGGGCGACGCGGCGGAGTCTCGACGCATGA
- the dnaA gene encoding chromosomal replication initiator protein DnaA, with translation MPPAREHLEQGWSDVRAGLRRAIGVRQFDQWIKPLRLGAFCTLSGTLDLEAPTEFSASYVSSNFASHLGLAWRTTQPVVRDIRIVRAREAAERVVLPVRTKQAATSTAVQSAAATTRTAHFEPRHDFASFMTDESNMLACSAAKAMAEPGKPHFNPLFIHGPTGFGKTHLLHAIAGAYGAALSEEGRAAPQGAILYMSAERFMNEFVAAIRANDTFSFKARLRAARMLLVDDIQFIAGKGPTQEEFLHTLNDLIDSGARIAIAADRPPQQLGAVDPRILSRFAGGLVADIQPASLDLRLKILAARRDAVAPITVPDDVIALLARSIRTSIRELEGAFNKLVAYAQLVDKAITVELAQTMLAEALRASNRRITIDEIQKVCAAHYRIDASEMRSHRRARAVARPRQVAMYLAKKLTLRSLPEIGRVFGGRDHSTVIHAVRTIEAMRLDNPEMDADIRALQKQLEG, from the coding sequence ATGCCTCCCGCGCGCGAGCATCTGGAGCAAGGCTGGTCGGATGTGCGTGCCGGACTGAGACGGGCCATCGGTGTCCGCCAGTTCGACCAGTGGATCAAGCCCCTGCGTCTGGGCGCTTTCTGCACCCTCTCGGGGACGCTCGACCTGGAAGCGCCGACGGAGTTTTCCGCCAGCTACGTTTCGAGCAACTTCGCGTCTCATCTGGGCCTTGCCTGGCGCACGACGCAGCCGGTCGTGCGGGACATTCGCATCGTCCGGGCGCGTGAAGCCGCCGAGCGCGTGGTGCTCCCCGTCCGCACCAAGCAGGCGGCCACGAGCACTGCCGTGCAGAGCGCCGCCGCGACGACGCGGACCGCTCATTTCGAGCCGCGGCACGATTTTGCGAGCTTCATGACGGACGAGAGCAACATGCTCGCCTGTTCGGCCGCGAAAGCGATGGCCGAGCCCGGCAAGCCGCACTTCAATCCGCTGTTCATCCATGGCCCCACGGGCTTCGGCAAGACTCATTTGCTGCACGCGATCGCGGGCGCCTATGGCGCCGCGCTGAGCGAAGAGGGACGCGCCGCGCCCCAAGGCGCGATCCTCTACATGTCGGCCGAGCGCTTCATGAACGAGTTCGTGGCGGCGATCCGCGCCAACGACACCTTTTCGTTCAAGGCGCGGCTGCGCGCGGCGCGCATGCTGCTGGTCGACGACATTCAGTTCATCGCGGGCAAGGGGCCGACGCAGGAGGAATTCCTCCACACGCTCAACGATCTCATCGATTCGGGGGCGCGCATCGCCATTGCCGCCGACCGGCCCCCGCAGCAGCTCGGCGCCGTCGACCCCCGGATTCTCTCCCGCTTCGCCGGGGGCCTGGTGGCCGATATCCAGCCGGCCAGCCTTGACCTGCGGCTGAAGATCCTCGCGGCACGGCGCGATGCGGTCGCGCCGATCACGGTTCCGGACGATGTGATCGCGCTGCTCGCCCGCTCCATCCGCACCAGTATCCGCGAGCTGGAAGGCGCATTCAACAAGCTCGTCGCTTATGCGCAGCTGGTCGACAAGGCGATCACCGTCGAGCTGGCGCAGACCATGCTCGCCGAAGCGCTGCGGGCCAGCAACCGGCGCATCACCATCGACGAGATCCAGAAAGTCTGCGCGGCGCATTATCGCATCGACGCATCCGAGATGCGCTCGCATCGGCGCGCACGGGCGGTCGCCCGGCCCCGGCAGGTCGCCATGTATCTCGCCAAGAAGCTCACCCTGCGCTCGCTGCCGGAGATCGGCCGGGTGTTTGGCGGGCGCGATCACAGCACGGTGATCCATGCCGTGCGCACGATCGAGGCGATGCGGCTCGACAATCCCGAAATGGATGCCGACATCCGGGCCCTGCAGAAGCAGCTCGAGGGCTGA
- a CDS encoding ATP-binding cassette domain-containing protein, whose product MTAAATPRDASAPVALVRDIVKRFGTGPAALEGVSLTIAPGQVTGLVGPDGAGKTTLIRILAGLMKPDEGAVSILGGPPVERLDSIGYMPQRFGLYEDLTVRENLVLYAELRGLPRSEQGAVFERLLTFTDLARFQTRPAGKLSGGMKQKLGLACALVSTPPLLLLDEPGVGVDPISRRELWAMVAELTSEGIGVLWSTAYLDEAELCDHVYLLNEGRLIFSGPPATLTDSIADRVIRVTGFSDRRREALTKALDRPDVVDGTLQGRAIRLLIGQGHAVPDAAALNLGPDTNVEPTPARFEDGFIEQLGGGPKGTSALAQAYREIPPSDAPAIEAKGLTRRFGDFTAAKDVSFTVPRGQTFGLLGPNGAGKSTTFKMLCGLLTPSEGSGSVAGHDLRRAAAQARASLGYMAQKFSLYGDLSVAQNLDFFAGAYDLSGSRARAAIERVTDIFELGDHLRRNAGTLPLGFKQRLALACAVMHEPPVLFLDEPTSGVDPVMRREFWTHINGLVRRGVTVLVTTHFMDEAEYCDQVTLIYRSRQIASGPPDALKQQTAVLTGRPDPTMEDAFIALIEASDAHRDEDGTEKAA is encoded by the coding sequence ATGACCGCCGCCGCCACTCCCAGAGACGCCAGCGCGCCGGTCGCGCTGGTCCGCGACATCGTCAAGCGCTTCGGCACCGGCCCCGCCGCGCTGGAGGGCGTAAGCCTCACCATCGCGCCGGGCCAAGTGACCGGACTGGTGGGGCCGGACGGAGCGGGCAAGACCACGCTCATCCGCATCCTGGCAGGCCTCATGAAACCGGACGAAGGCGCGGTCTCGATCCTGGGCGGACCGCCTGTCGAACGCCTCGATTCGATCGGCTACATGCCGCAGCGTTTCGGCCTCTACGAAGACCTGACCGTCCGGGAGAATCTCGTCCTCTATGCCGAGTTGCGCGGCCTGCCGCGTTCCGAACAGGGCGCGGTGTTCGAGCGGCTGCTCACATTCACTGATCTCGCGCGCTTTCAAACGCGCCCGGCGGGTAAGCTCTCGGGCGGCATGAAGCAGAAGCTCGGCCTCGCCTGCGCGCTGGTGAGCACGCCGCCACTGCTGCTGCTCGACGAGCCGGGCGTGGGCGTGGACCCGATCAGCCGGCGCGAACTCTGGGCCATGGTGGCGGAGCTGACCAGCGAAGGCATCGGCGTGCTCTGGTCCACGGCCTATCTCGACGAAGCCGAGCTGTGCGACCATGTGTACCTGCTGAACGAGGGCCGCCTGATCTTCTCCGGTCCGCCCGCCACGCTGACGGATTCGATCGCGGACCGGGTGATCCGTGTCACCGGCTTTTCAGACCGGCGGCGCGAGGCACTGACGAAGGCGCTCGACAGGCCCGATGTGGTCGACGGCACGTTGCAGGGCCGGGCCATTCGCCTGCTGATCGGGCAGGGCCACGCAGTCCCCGACGCCGCCGCGCTCAACCTCGGGCCGGACACGAACGTGGAGCCCACGCCCGCCCGCTTCGAGGACGGGTTCATCGAACAGCTCGGCGGCGGGCCGAAAGGGACGAGCGCGCTGGCCCAGGCCTATCGCGAGATCCCGCCGAGCGATGCGCCTGCCATCGAGGCGAAAGGCCTCACGCGGCGCTTCGGCGATTTCACCGCCGCCAAGGACGTGAGCTTCACCGTGCCGCGCGGCCAGACCTTCGGCCTCCTCGGCCCCAACGGCGCCGGCAAGTCGACGACCTTCAAGATGCTTTGCGGCCTGCTGACGCCGAGCGAGGGCAGCGGGTCCGTCGCCGGCCATGATCTGCGCCGAGCCGCTGCGCAGGCCCGTGCCTCACTGGGTTACATGGCGCAGAAATTCTCGCTCTATGGCGACCTCTCCGTGGCCCAGAATCTCGACTTCTTCGCGGGGGCCTATGATCTTTCCGGCAGCCGGGCGCGCGCGGCGATCGAGCGCGTAACGGACATCTTCGAACTGGGCGATCATCTGCGCCGCAATGCCGGCACCCTGCCGCTCGGGTTCAAGCAGCGGCTCGCGCTCGCCTGCGCGGTGATGCACGAGCCGCCGGTGCTGTTCCTCGACGAGCCGACCTCGGGTGTCGATCCCGTCATGCGCCGGGAATTCTGGACGCATATCAACGGGCTCGTCCGCCGGGGCGTCACGGTGCTGGTCACGACCCATTTCATGGACGAGGCGGAATATTGCGATCAGGTGACCCTGATCTATCGCTCCCGGCAGATCGCGAGCGGCCCGCCCGATGCGCTCAAGCAGCAGACGGCCGTGCTGACCGGCCGGCCGGACCCGACGATGGAAGATGCCTTCATCGCGCTCATCGAAGCCTCGGACGCCCATCGCGACGAAGACGGCACGGAGAAAGCGGCATGA
- a CDS encoding ABC transporter permease codes for MSGRLTRLKAMTVKEIWALLRDPKSRMVLILPPLIQLLIFTFATTLDVKNVDIGLVDRSNGAHAQELVQRIAASPQFRDVIVLPSFQAMEAAIDDQKVLAALVIESDFDQKLARGESATVGLVLDGRRSNAAQILGGYVSRIVADYGAELSPRMAARGGGSDVTHWYNPSLDFMWFTLPSLVAIIVSIAGIAITSQAVARERELGTFDQLMVSPLRAHEILIGMMVPPMLVGLFNGILFLLVARFGFGVPFSGSFLLFILSMAVYQLALIGMGLLVSSASMTQQQAFLGSFVVTVPLMLLSGYAAPIDNMPDWLQIVTYADPIRYFLIIVQGLFLKAMPASVVFSQTWPMALIACVTLGAAVWLFRARME; via the coding sequence ATGAGCGGCCGCCTTACCCGGCTGAAGGCCATGACGGTCAAGGAGATCTGGGCGCTGCTGCGCGATCCCAAGTCGCGCATGGTGCTGATCCTGCCGCCGCTCATCCAGCTCCTGATCTTCACTTTCGCCACGACCCTCGACGTCAAGAATGTCGACATCGGCCTTGTCGACAGGTCCAACGGTGCCCATGCGCAGGAGCTTGTCCAGCGCATCGCCGCCAGCCCCCAGTTCCGGGACGTGATCGTGCTGCCGTCCTTCCAGGCGATGGAAGCGGCGATCGACGACCAGAAGGTGCTGGCCGCCCTCGTCATCGAAAGCGATTTCGACCAGAAGCTCGCCCGTGGGGAGAGCGCGACGGTCGGCCTCGTGCTTGACGGGCGACGATCCAATGCCGCGCAGATCCTCGGGGGCTATGTGAGCCGCATCGTCGCCGACTATGGCGCGGAGCTGTCCCCACGCATGGCCGCCCGGGGTGGGGGCAGCGACGTCACGCACTGGTACAATCCCAGCCTCGATTTCATGTGGTTCACTCTGCCTTCGCTGGTGGCGATCATCGTTTCCATCGCCGGCATCGCCATCACCTCCCAGGCCGTGGCGCGCGAACGCGAACTGGGGACGTTCGACCAGCTCATGGTCTCGCCGCTGCGCGCGCACGAGATCCTCATCGGCATGATGGTGCCGCCGATGCTGGTCGGGCTGTTCAACGGCATCCTGTTCCTGCTGGTCGCGCGGTTCGGCTTCGGCGTGCCGTTCAGCGGCTCCTTCCTGCTCTTCATTCTTTCCATGGCGGTTTACCAGCTCGCGCTCATCGGCATGGGCCTGCTGGTCTCCTCGGCCTCGATGACCCAGCAGCAGGCCTTTCTCGGCTCGTTCGTGGTGACCGTGCCGCTGATGCTGCTCTCCGGCTATGCAGCGCCCATCGACAACATGCCGGATTGGCTGCAGATCGTCACTTATGCGGACCCGATCCGCTACTTCCTCATCATCGTGCAGGGCCTGTTCCTCAAGGCCATGCCCGCGTCCGTCGTCTTTTCCCAGACCTGGCCGATGGCGCTGATCGCCTGCGTCACGCTCGGCGCGGCCGTCTGGCTGTTCCGCGCCCGAATGGAGTGA
- a CDS encoding efflux transporter outer membrane subunit — translation MPTNGPARAGAGPVTAAAWWRDLHDPMLDALIEEMLADNPDLRVAQARLAEARANRDAVRGGRLPQVNGSASANQVVLSENGQMPVGQIPGFARDFGLFDLGFDASWEIDLWGRQARENQAAQARAQAAALSVEGTRLQLVAELARAYVDLRLAQSDLATARETLAARTALADLIALRAAHGEAGAIDANRIQGEADAARASLAGAQAAVRAAALRVAVLAGKPPAELLDRLEAPGAIPAPPGAIAAGLPSELLRRRPDILSAERELAAATADIGVAKADLFPRLSLGLALGQQARSVADLADEGSTRLQAGPSLLWPIFNGGRARAMVRAADARAQAAAARYDAAVIGALADSEAAINRFDRSLVALTAARSAAARERAAHALAMRRVAVGEDDRLTQARAELALVTAERAQAAAQAEATEAAIALHKALGGGWEFDSDAVDSASRQP, via the coding sequence TTGCCGACCAATGGGCCGGCGCGGGCCGGCGCGGGCCCTGTCACGGCCGCGGCATGGTGGCGGGACCTGCACGATCCGATGCTCGATGCGCTGATCGAGGAGATGCTGGCCGACAATCCCGATCTGCGCGTGGCGCAGGCACGGCTGGCAGAGGCGCGCGCCAATCGCGATGCGGTGCGTGGTGGCCGCCTGCCGCAAGTCAATGGCAGCGCGAGCGCCAATCAAGTGGTGCTAAGCGAGAACGGCCAGATGCCGGTCGGCCAGATCCCCGGCTTCGCGCGCGACTTCGGCCTGTTCGACCTCGGTTTCGATGCGAGCTGGGAAATTGATCTGTGGGGGCGGCAGGCGCGCGAGAACCAGGCGGCGCAGGCGCGCGCGCAGGCCGCCGCGCTCTCCGTGGAAGGCACACGGCTGCAACTGGTGGCGGAGCTGGCGCGGGCCTATGTCGACCTGCGCCTCGCCCAGTCGGACCTCGCAACGGCGCGGGAGACCCTGGCGGCGCGCACTGCGCTTGCCGACCTGATCGCCCTGCGCGCGGCCCATGGCGAGGCAGGCGCCATCGATGCCAATCGCATTCAGGGCGAAGCGGATGCAGCGCGCGCATCGCTGGCAGGTGCGCAGGCGGCCGTGCGCGCGGCGGCGCTGCGCGTGGCCGTGCTCGCCGGCAAGCCGCCCGCCGAGTTGCTCGACCGGCTGGAAGCGCCCGGGGCCATTCCGGCGCCGCCCGGGGCGATTGCCGCCGGCCTGCCGTCCGAACTGCTGCGTCGTCGCCCGGATATCCTGTCGGCGGAACGCGAGCTGGCGGCGGCGACGGCGGACATCGGCGTTGCCAAAGCCGACCTGTTCCCGCGCCTGTCGCTCGGCCTTGCCCTCGGCCAGCAGGCGCGGAGCGTCGCGGACCTTGCCGATGAGGGAAGCACGCGGCTGCAGGCGGGGCCGAGCCTGCTCTGGCCGATCTTCAATGGCGGCCGCGCCCGCGCAATGGTGCGGGCCGCCGATGCGCGCGCGCAGGCGGCCGCGGCGCGCTACGATGCCGCGGTGATCGGCGCGCTGGCGGACAGCGAAGCGGCGATCAACCGGTTCGATCGTAGCCTCGTCGCGCTCACCGCAGCGCGATCGGCCGCGGCGCGCGAGCGCGCGGCCCATGCGCTGGCCATGCGGCGCGTCGCGGTCGGGGAAGACGACCGGCTGACGCAGGCCCGCGCCGAGCTCGCTCTGGTCACGGCGGAGCGGGCGCAAGCCGCTGCGCAGGCGGAAGCCACGGAAGCGGCGATCGCGCTTCACAAGGCACTGGGCGGCGGCTGGGAATTCGACTCGGACGCAGTCGATTCGGCCTCGAGGCAGCCCTGA
- a CDS encoding CerR family C-terminal domain-containing protein — MPSVTATDRPAQDRAGQDGSLVSLRIIEAAIQQFACAGFAGASTREIARASGTAMSSITYHFGGKEGLYLACADHVAEQIGAVHAPLLDQIRAHPPADAESARTALLALLENFARFMLAPQSERFSQFVVREQQRPTEAFERIYARVMAPVLETAVGLLALARPSLDEQARRALVLHCLGMALVLRIARACVARTMEAEDIDPETADMLIASVRRSARTLLMES, encoded by the coding sequence ATGCCGTCCGTCACGGCCACCGACCGCCCGGCTCAGGACCGTGCCGGTCAGGACGGCAGCCTCGTATCCCTGCGAATCATCGAGGCGGCGATCCAGCAGTTCGCCTGCGCCGGGTTCGCGGGCGCGAGCACGCGCGAGATCGCGCGGGCATCCGGCACGGCGATGTCATCGATCACATATCATTTCGGTGGCAAGGAAGGCCTGTATCTGGCCTGTGCCGACCATGTGGCCGAGCAGATCGGCGCCGTGCATGCGCCCTTGCTCGACCAGATCCGCGCGCATCCGCCCGCTGACGCGGAGTCGGCGCGGACGGCGCTTCTGGCGCTGCTGGAAAACTTCGCGCGGTTCATGCTGGCGCCGCAATCCGAGCGCTTCTCGCAATTCGTGGTGCGCGAGCAGCAGCGGCCCACCGAGGCTTTCGAGCGGATATATGCGCGGGTGATGGCACCTGTGCTGGAAACCGCCGTGGGACTGCTCGCCCTTGCCCGGCCATCGCTGGACGAACAGGCCCGGCGCGCCCTCGTCCTCCATTGCCTCGGCATGGCGCTGGTGCTGCGCATCGCGCGCGCCTGCGTGGCGCGGACCATGGAGGCCGAGGACATCGATCCCGAGACGGCGGACATGCTGATTGCGAGCGTCCGTCGCTCCGCCCGAACCCTGCTCATGGAGAGCTGA
- a CDS encoding response regulator, translated as MKRMTRAEPAAERTFIALVEDDEDISELVSDLLVREGFEVGACRSGAELDRLKDRRRVDLVLLDLMLPGEDGLSICRRLHAAALRIPVIMITAKGDDIDRILGLEIGADDYLPKPFNPRELIARIRAVLRRTREAHRPSPVAGRWYRFAGWNLDAGSRLLRDPGGEAVELTGGEFDLLIALLDHPQRVLTRDQLLDWTRGRDAGPYDRTIDVQLSRLRRKLGDDPRSPVMIRTVRGGGYLFAPAVETGGA; from the coding sequence ATGAAGCGCATGACCCGTGCCGAGCCCGCTGCGGAACGCACTTTCATCGCCCTTGTCGAGGATGACGAGGACATCAGCGAACTGGTGAGCGATCTGCTTGTCCGGGAAGGCTTCGAGGTGGGTGCCTGCCGCTCAGGCGCCGAGCTGGACCGGCTCAAGGACCGACGCCGGGTGGATCTGGTGCTGCTGGACCTCATGCTCCCCGGCGAGGACGGCCTGTCCATCTGCCGCCGCCTCCATGCCGCGGCGCTGCGCATCCCTGTCATCATGATCACGGCCAAGGGTGACGATATCGATCGCATCCTCGGGCTGGAGATCGGGGCCGATGATTATCTGCCCAAGCCCTTCAATCCGCGCGAGCTCATTGCGCGCATCCGCGCGGTCCTGCGCCGGACGCGCGAGGCGCACCGGCCATCCCCCGTGGCCGGCCGATGGTATCGCTTCGCCGGGTGGAACCTGGACGCCGGCTCGCGGCTGCTGCGCGACCCCGGAGGCGAGGCCGTGGAACTGACCGGGGGCGAGTTCGATCTCCTGATCGCCCTGCTTGATCATCCCCAGCGCGTGCTGACGCGCGACCAGCTGCTCGACTGGACGCGGGGCCGCGATGCCGGCCCCTATGACCGCACGATCGACGTGCAGCTGAGCCGCCTGCGCCGCAAGCTCGGCGACGATCCACGCAGCCCGGTGATGATCCGCACCGTGCGCGGCGGCGGCTATCTGTTCGCGCCCGCGGTCGAAACCGGCGGCGCCTGA
- the hlyD gene encoding secretion protein HlyD, with protein sequence MNRKRLIILVAIAALLIAALVTRGFGLFERGDGPLLLYGNVDIREVDLGFRVGGRIAEIPVEEGARVKRGDLLAELDRASIDSAVAQAEAQVAQARAELLKLQRGSRAEDVAQAQARFTAAKSAADAAERDYARRAPLVEPGAISRDVWDATVAARDRARAQLGEAQAALSLVRTGPRREDIEAAQAALQAAQAARAGVGTDFGDTRLTASVDGTVITRAREPGAIVAPGETVFTLAIDRPLRVRAYVGEKQLSRVAPGMKVAVTADGNPKRYTGTIGYISPRAEFTPKTVETSDLRTDLVYRLRIIVEDPDGKLRQGQPVTVEITGPNAKAN encoded by the coding sequence ATGAACCGCAAGCGCCTGATCATCCTCGTCGCCATTGCCGCCCTGTTGATCGCAGCGCTTGTAACGCGCGGCTTCGGCCTGTTCGAACGCGGTGATGGCCCGCTCCTGCTCTACGGCAATGTCGATATCCGCGAGGTCGATCTCGGTTTTCGGGTGGGCGGGCGCATCGCGGAAATACCGGTGGAGGAAGGCGCGCGCGTGAAGCGGGGCGATCTGCTCGCCGAACTCGACCGTGCCTCGATCGACAGCGCAGTGGCGCAGGCGGAAGCGCAGGTCGCGCAGGCCCGCGCCGAACTTCTCAAGCTGCAGCGTGGCAGCCGCGCCGAGGACGTCGCGCAGGCGCAGGCGCGGTTCACCGCGGCGAAGTCCGCCGCCGACGCAGCCGAGCGCGATTATGCCCGTCGCGCGCCGCTGGTCGAGCCCGGCGCGATCAGCCGCGATGTCTGGGACGCGACCGTCGCCGCCCGGGATCGCGCGCGGGCGCAGCTTGGCGAAGCGCAGGCAGCGCTCTCGCTCGTCCGCACGGGGCCGCGCCGCGAAGACATCGAAGCCGCGCAGGCCGCATTGCAGGCAGCGCAGGCCGCGCGGGCAGGTGTCGGCACCGACTTTGGTGATACGCGGCTCACCGCCAGCGTCGACGGCACGGTGATCACGCGTGCGCGCGAGCCGGGGGCCATCGTTGCGCCCGGGGAAACGGTCTTCACGCTCGCCATCGATCGGCCGTTGCGCGTGCGCGCCTATGTGGGCGAGAAGCAGCTCAGCCGCGTGGCGCCCGGCATGAAGGTTGCCGTCACGGCGGACGGCAACCCCAAGCGCTATACCGGCACGATCGGCTATATCTCGCCGCGCGCGGAGTTCACGCCCAAGACGGTGGAGACCAGCGACCTGCGCACGGACCTTGTCTATCGCCTGCGCATCATCGTGGAGGATCCGGATGGCAAGCTGCGCCAGGGACAGCCGGTGACGGTGGAGATCACCGGGCCGAACGCGAAAGCGAACTAA
- a CDS encoding EF-hand domain-containing protein, giving the protein MKLSLTPIMALALSGCMAALAGAAHAQPQRDPGQLLERADANGDGRITRAEYQKARMQMFERLDRNGDGVINDDDKSGGMLARRQIGERIAQLMEQMDANRDGRVTREEFQKAPMPVFDRADSNGDGVVDPTELAAFRKEAAARRAR; this is encoded by the coding sequence ATGAAACTTTCCCTCACCCCCATCATGGCGCTCGCGCTTTCCGGCTGCATGGCAGCCCTGGCCGGCGCGGCCCATGCCCAGCCGCAGCGTGACCCCGGCCAGTTGCTCGAGCGTGCGGACGCCAATGGCGACGGACGCATCACCCGGGCCGAATATCAGAAAGCGCGAATGCAGATGTTCGAGCGGCTGGATCGCAATGGCGATGGCGTCATCAATGACGACGACAAGTCCGGCGGCATGCTGGCGCGCCGCCAGATCGGCGAACGCATCGCGCAGCTCATGGAGCAGATGGACGCCAATCGCGACGGACGCGTGACGCGCGAGGAGTTCCAGAAGGCCCCCATGCCCGTGTTCGATCGCGCCGATTCCAATGGTGACGGCGTGGTCGACCCGACAGAGCTGGCGGCATTCCGCAAGGAAGCCGCCGCCCGGCGCGCCCGCTAA